The following nucleotide sequence is from Lytechinus variegatus isolate NC3 chromosome 12, Lvar_3.0, whole genome shotgun sequence.
TTAGGTGAATCTGGTCAGCCCCATCCACAGGGACAAAGCAGATTTACAACTTTGgatttactactactactgttaccaCATATACATAGAGATATATGAGAGAGcaagatatatacatgtagtccttTTTTATATCGTTTATTAGGCATTAGTGAACATAACATCTacttttataattatcatatcTTTGATACAGGGAGAAGGTGGTCTAAACAGAGGTGAGGAATTGCTTCCAATTTCACATGAGTCTGAGCATAGACGTTCAAGCTTTATGGAAACTGAGACAGAGAAAACCGATTCTGAACTCCAGGCAGAGTCCCTTTGGGAAGCCATAGAGGCCAACAAGAGTTCTGAGACAGACACTCAACTAAACTTCCTTCAAGATCAGTCTGATCAAGAGACTTCTGCAGTGGAGGAACTCTTCCAAGTGTTGGAGAAGGGCACAGAAAAAGCTCCTTCCACTGCTGGGGCTGCTATGGATGACTTACaaagaaaagaagatgaagaagaggatGCAAATACTGTAGCAGATGACGTTGATACAGATAGTTCATTCAGTCTTCCATTGCCAGATGATGAGGTTGAGGATGATAGTTCTGATGATGAGCCTCCAAAGAGGAAGCTTCTGGTTCCCGAGATGTTCCAAGATGCAAATTCTGGTTTTTGCACCGAGTCCAGACTGGATTCCGAGGATGATGATAACAAGCCTGTCAAACACCTCACAGAAGCAGATATGGCAGCTAGAGAATTCAAAGGTTCAGGGATGAAAGGAGCACCGGCAGAAAAGGCAAGTGGAGTCCTGGATAAAAGCCCACAAATTCCTGGAATTCATACAACAATGGATTTCAGTGATAATAGCAGTGATACTGAAGAGGAAAGTGACAAGGAGTGGGATGAAAGTGAAGTACTCAACAAGCTGGGAGTAGAAGATAAGACTTCATCTACAAAAGTAGTAACAGATGGGACTCAGAGTACAGAATATGATCGTGATGATCATGAGGAAGATTCCCAGGCAGAGTTCTCTGATTTGGTGTCACAAAATGAAGAGCTGAAGTCTTTGGTAGAAGAGAAAGACCTGGCCATTCAGGAGATGAAGGCAACAGCACGCACACTGAAGCAGGTGATCCGTGATCAAATGACAGAGACTGAAAAACTTAGGGTAGCAGAAGATACCCTAGGTTTGGAGACCAAACTAGAGGAGTTGAAAATGAAGGAGGATACTTTGAAAAGAGTTGTCAAAGACCTTCAAATATCAGAACAATCTCTGAAGGAACAATTGAACCAGCTCATAGAAGAAAGGGATGACTTGAAATCTCAATTAAAATCATTTGGAGATACAATCAACCAGGGGAATAAGACTGAAACTTGCCAAGATGATCTAGATGAAAAGTACAAAAGAGCTGAACAAAGGGTCAAGGAGATTGAGGAATTGAACATCAGCATGATGGAAAAGTACGAGACTGAGATAGCTGAGAAAGATTTGAAGTATCAAACCTTGGAAAGAAAACATGATGAGCTTAGTAATATCATGCAGCTGAAAGATAATTTACAGCAGAAATTATCAGAAACAGAACACATTTTAAGGGAAAAGGACAAAGAAATAGTATCTTTAAAGGACAATCTTGCTGAATATGAACAAAATGAGGAAAGTGAAAGGCTAGGTAAAGAGCAGATGGTCTCCAAGTTTCAAGAAATGGAAGAAAGTCAGGACAAGGTACAGGGAGAACTTGCTAGAAAATGCTCTGAGATAATCCAGCTTCAGGCACAACTAAAGCTAGAAAGGGAAGAGAAGCAAGTTCAAGGCGATGTAatagcagagagagagaaacatcTCCAAGAAATTAAAGCTCAACTTGAACAAGCAGAGAATAAGTTGAcagcaaagaaagaagaatgtgaaaatattaaagAGAGATTGGAACATCAAGAATTAAGAGCACAGCATGATTTTAATGATGTCATTGCTGAGAAAGATCAAGAAATTGAGAAGCTAAAGATGCAGCTTACAGAAGAAGAGGATAACCTGAAAGCAAAATTATATGAAAGTGAGAACAAACTAGTTGAAGCAGAAGAGAGCAAGAGGAAATATGAGGAGGAGCTATCTGGATTGCGGTTACAGCTTGCTGACTTTCAGGATTCTCAAGATGAAGTGTCAAATTTAGTGGAGAAGGCAGAGCGAgatattgctttgaaaattgCTGAAGTGTCAACACTGAAGGCATCTTTGCATATAATGGAGGAAAAGTATGAAACTGAAAAGTCAGAAAAGGAGATGATCAGGACAACTCATTTCAAACTGGAAGGAGAATTGATGGCAACAAGAGAAAATGTTTTACAGTTGGAAGAACAGCGATCTTCTCTCAAGAAATTACTGACGGAAATGAAATCTGaagttgaaattttgaatgaggAAAACAAACTATTGGATGAGAAACTGAGCCTTAATGAATCAAAGTCTGCCTCTAATCCTATTGTATGTGAAGATGTTATCATTGCTCATGCAGAGGACACAACAGAAGCTGTACCTGTAGAGCAGTTGACTGAAATTCAAGAAGAGAAATTGCAATGTCAGCtcaaagagaaagaagaggaagtCAACAAGTTAGAAAGTCTTGTGAGAACTTTAGAGGATGAAAAGGTAGCAAtggaagaaagaatgaagggtaTTGAGGAGCTTCTGAAAGATAGTGTCATAGATAATGAAGATATGCTGAGGGAGAGAATAGTAGAGCTGGAATGTATAGAAAAGACCATGAAGAGAAGAGTCCAGGAACTGGAATTGACTCTAAAGGAATCTGAAGAGAAAGTGAATGATACttttgaagaaatgaaaaatcttGAGGAGAGCTATGAGGAGAGGTTTAAAGAGCTAAGGGTGTCGGAGCAGCTGCAGATGGAAAGAGTTGCTGAACTTGAGGAAGCTGGAAACCATTTGAAGAGTGAGACTGAAATGCTCAAGGAGCAGTTGGATAACAGTGAATCTATGAACAGAAGCATGAAAGAGAAACTCAAGGAGATGGAGACAGAGTTAGAAGAGTTACAGGTTGTGAGCAAGCTTGCCGGAGATGAACTTGGAGGCACCCACAAGAGCCTTCCTTCCTTGATGGATGAAGGATTGGGTGCTCTAGACACAGGAAGGACTAACTTCTCCCACTATGAAGAAGACtttgaggatgatgatgtagaGGAGGACTTTGTCTTGAGTGATGACCTGCCCCAAGGATCGGCTTCTGAAGCACTTAATGATCATTCTgatgaaaaggttaagctaCAAAGGAGAGTTGAAGAACTTGAGAAATCTGAAGCCATGCTCATGGAGAAGGTTGAAATCCTTGAACAGTCTGAAAGCGAGTTAGCAGAATTATTGGAATCCTTGCAACAGAATGAGGCTATTGTCAGAGAAGCTTCAGAGCAACTTGAAAACACAAGGGTACAGAACCAGGAAATGGAAGAGAGTCTTGACAAAGCActtaaaacaaatcaagatCTCCAGGAAAAACTGGCAGAACTGGAGATTGAACGAGATGAACTTTTGCTAAAACTGGAAGAGGAAACTGAGAAAGATGAGAAACTAAGTCAGCTACAGAAGGATCTGGAAAAAGCTCAAAATGTTCAAACTgatttggaaaataaatatcacaaaCTTGAGGAAGAAAATAGCAGCtcattatcaaaatataaagaactTGAAGAGGCTTATGTTCAGATGGCAACTTTAAAAGATGACCTTGAAAAGAAGCTCAGGACATTGTCTGAATTTGACACATCCAATTCAAGTTTCATAACTCCAGAAAGTGTCTCAAAactagaagaagaaaataagcaGATAGCAAAGCAACTATTGGAGGCAGAGGAAGAGCGCACAGGCTTCgtagaaaaaatgaaagctttGCAAGCAGACATTGAGTTTTTAGAGGAACTAAAGGCTGGAGGAGAACAGTCTATTGCTGAATTGAGCTTCCAGGTGGAGTCTTTGGAAAGTGAAGTGGCTTCAAAATCCAGGATGCTAGAAGAAAATGAAACTGTCCTGGAAGAAAGGCAGACAGAATTGACAGAGCTGAGAAGGAGGTTGGAAGAGGAGATGGATTTGAACCTGGAGCTGGAGGCACAGAATAAGCATCTGAAGGAGGAATATGTGGTGAAGAACAAAATGTTTCAAGACAATGCAAATATCATGGAGAAGAAAGTGATTGAACTTGATATGACAAAGAAAGAATTAGCAACAGTTACTGCAACATGCAATGAACTGAGAGTCACCATCTGTGATTTAGAAAAAATGATGGATGATCTCAAAAGTGAGAGAGTTCCTGAAGTACCTGAGGAGAATGTGAAGACTCCCTTTGTAGTGGAAGAGATCATTTCAAGTGAAGTTCAATGTATGGAAACAATggctcctcctcctccactGCCTACTTCTCTTCCCCCTCTGACTCAGTACAGTGCTCAAATGCATaacgatgaggatgatgaagatgatgatattgaCAGTCCTGAAGAGGGCGGTAGAATGGAAAGTGCTCCAACGATTGAAGCCCTGCAGCTTCGCATCCAGCACCTCATGGACAATGAGGAAAGGCTGCAAGAGAAGATTGATGAGCTGGAGCAACGTCAAAGTGCCTTCAATGAAACACTTGCTGCAGCAGACTCTATCATGGCAGAAAGAGAGGATGAGTTCAAGGAAGAGATAAGTGAACTCCAGAGCTCAAAcaatgatttgaaacaaatgCTGGAAGAAGCCAAAAAGCAAGGACAGATGAGCAGAAGATCCAGTGATGTCCTGACTAAAAGTGAAGAGGAGTGTAGCATATTTGATTGCATTGATGAAGACAGTGAGACAGAATATGGctttgatgatgattttgaggAAGATTTTGAGGAGACTGGAAAACCAAAACACCAAGCAGGGAATGCTAAGAGGAGAAGGTCAGTGCAATCTAATAAGATGCCACCAAAACTGAAGAGGATAGATAGTGATGATACTCTGATGCAGAGCCAGGGGAAAATAGCTGATTTAATGGTCAAAGTCGATGAACTGGAAAAGCAGAATGCAGACCTTTTATCTGCCTTGCAGGAGATGGAGAAACGCCTGAGTGAAACTCAATCTGATCAGGAATTACAAGCAAAGTCTAGTCCTACACACCAGGAGAAGAATGAGATGGAATCGGAAATCCAATCCTTGAGAGCCCAACTAGATGCATTTAAGCCATTTGAAGATCAATTCAAGCTGTTCCTGGAAGAGAAAGATCTAAGTGAAGCAGATAGACATGCTCAAGAACATGTATCCATATCATCTACTGACAATGAGGTTAAGACCCTGAGGGAAAGAATAATGGAACTGGAGTCTTTGCAGGAAGAGTTGAAAGAAGAGTTGAAAGACACCAAACTTAGTGAAGAAACCTTGACAGAAATTAGTGAGGAACAGGTAAATGAGATACAGAGGCTCAAGGATGACCTTGATGAAATGAGATCAAagatatcaaaagaaaagattgGTAAAGGACAAAAGgtaaatgtaaacaaaagtGAACTAGATGAGCTGAAACAGCTTCAAGAGAAACTATCATCTTCCATTGCTGAAAATAAGGAATATGAAGCAAGTGTTCAACTCATGAATGATAAGATAAAGCAAATGGAGAAAGCAAAAGAAGAACTGCAGGATGAAGTGGATAATCTTAATGTTCATGTGGAAAAACTTGAGAAGTCAGAAACCAAAGTCACTGAAGATCTTCAAGCCAGTGAAAAATCACAGGAAAAGTTAAGGCAGTCCAATGAACAGCTTGAAAGAACTGTGAAGGCACTTGAAGACAGCATTGAGATGCTGACCTCCCGTGTGCAGGAGAGCGACCAAGGACAGGAGAGGGCAAAGGCATCCAACAAGGTTCTTGAGAGCAAGTTCAAGGACATGCTAATGTCTGAATCAACACTCAAGAACAACTTGAAGCAAGTGGAAACCACTAATCGAGACCTGGAACAAAAGGTGAATAAGCTGGAGAGATCAGATGAAAAGTGGAAACAGGAGATGCAGGAGATGGAGGATGCTATCTTGGACACCAAGAGACAGAGCAGGAGGCTCGAGGAAGAGGTCAAGCTTTTGAAGCTGGACAATAGCCAGCTCAAGCATGAGAATGAGATACTATTGGAGAAGGTAGAAGACAAGAAGAGCCAGGACCTTCAGACTCAGAACAGGTTGTCTGAGATGGAGATTGGAGAAAGCAACCTCAGACTGCAACTGAAGAATTCTGAGATAAGGGAAGCAAAACTCAAAGAACAACTCAAGGACTTGGAGGACTCtatttccactttgaaacaaaaggTAGGAATGACATTTtgaacttttttgtattttgtatttttaacttagtatttttttatgtttatgattatgatttagAAATAGATAAGTTCATAAATTTGCCTCTATGCTTCCTGTATTATCAACATATTTCAAGCATTATTGTACAGTATGTATGtatttgaaaagcaaaacaGATAACTGTTGTGattattaaaattataaatttagGATTAACTTTATTCTTTgtgcatatacatatatacgAAGCAAATCAAGCTTTGTAGGGCTTGTTTAAGAGTAGAAATGAGTAACTCCGGTATACTATCAGTACCCAAAAGTCCTCAAGCAAGAGCTACCCATGGATTTCAATAGATTTTATTTAACAACTCTAGAGTTGTTTTACAAACAGATCGTTTTATGATTGTGAAACAAAAACATGTGATCATATTTATAGATTTAAAAATAAGCTCTATTTAATTGTACCTACTGTAGCATTTGAAATTTGATATCTCTGCTTAGCACTTACAGTTTATTACCCATTACTAGGGTCCTGGGGAAAATCCATAAATGCCAATCATATGGGTAAATGAGTTTATGTAGAACAATTCTGTCCAGTTGTTTAATTTTGTGGTTATTTTGAACTAGGGACTTGGAGTATGCCTACCCAAATATAATTCATGTACTGATATAGCAACGCACTTGACTCAACCCATTGAAGGTGTTTCTGTTCTTCAGAAGCCACCCCCTTCCCTGCTTAATGGTTGTCGTTGTTTATATCCATAGACACATCCTATTCTGGACACTTCCTTTTCTGTACACACGTccaatttcaaatcaaattctaCATCACATCTACTAATGAAGTACTAGTCAATGTCTGCTGAGAGGGGCAGGTGGTATTGGTATTGTTTCCATTCTAATATAAAGGGCAGCTACAGCTGTATGAgggactgtttcatgaaatgaattgatGTTTCCTGACAAATTTGCTccgagccaatcagatgcattGATTTTGGTTGCTTATAACAGCTGAAGCCGATGACTTTGTTCATGTGCTATTATCTGAAAGTGATACCTATGTGCATAAGAAATTGCATACGACAGTAATGGTAGTGTCTCCCAGAGTTGATTAGCCAATGAGGTGAACATGTATGAACAAGACAAGGAACTGACTGCCATTTTGAATCATCGTCGCTTGCAGGTTTCCAAGACAAACAAATTGGAAGGGGATTATGACTCTCTGCAAAGAGAGCTACAGGCGGCACAGCAGAGGGCCAATGACTATGAGAGGTCAAATGGCAAACTGGAAGAAAAATTACAACAGCTGGAACAGAATCTCAGGAGTAATGGCATGGTAAGACATAATAATACTAGAtcttataatatatatttttttgttttgaataatattttattttcttcctctttcaaatcaatagcaattcatataaataaagttTCTCTGCATGTAtacaacaaataaacaaacaaataaataaatatatatatcaatgtcaatgagattacaaatatcttttaaatggttacaaatgaaattaaactgccAAATTTCTATTCTATGGCAAtgtgaaactacatgtataggggAAAAACCCATATCAAtcgacaaaataaagaaaaaaattactttgtaAAAGATGACTTTTTccctgaaaagaaaattaaattattgtacaagaaatataaaaaaggataaaagattattttaacGGTTAATAAGAGGAAGGTTATTATCTTAAAACGTCCCTACACACTCACCTTACCcccataccccctccccctcatctcTCTCCCCAGACATTCACACAAGCTCACTTCAACTCAACACCACCTACAGCTCCCCCCCCTTCCCCGTCACAGAACTCACACATCCATCTACACACGTACACCCACACACGATGCATCCTGCTCTGGTACAACTATTTGTATTTGAacgaataaacaaaacaaaacaaaatcagcaaCCAATATATGCATAGTATTAAGAAAGGTATGCATTTATTTGTTCCCATTTCCTTAAGTGCACCCCCAGCTTCCCCTTTTTAAACGCTATTTGATATTCCGTATCTCTATACTCTTTAATCAAATGTGTCACTTTCTGTACGGTGGGCAATATTCCCTGTTTTCTTGAACTAAAAATGATATACTtaattaaatatataatacagTTTATTAAAGTTACTCTTGTAGTGTTACCAGATATCctcatgaaaattgttttccaaCTGTCACTGCCAAGTCCATTCACGTGAAATCGTTTACTCATCTCTTCTCATAATCGCTTAACTTCAGGacaataaaagaataaataaaaaagactCAACTTCTTTTTTACAAAAGGAACACAAATTATCCGTCTCAAAACCAAGTTCCCTTTTCGTGTACACAGCCCCTTgtaattgtttgtattgaaattcTCTGTGTTTATTGCATAACATTGTACATTTCAGTCTCAGAAATACTTCTTTCAGTTCCCCCATTCCCAAATCATATTCGATTGCCCATCTGtaacatgaaatacataatcaatttgaaaattttcaatgaaattttcagatatatatatatataaatatgtcaTAATCAAATAGCGCCCTCCtttggaggatatgaaatgcaCATAAACAGAGTTGTCAGAGATTGCTTTCTGATGATCACCAATGCAGGCAAAGCAACGGCTTAAACCCCTAAGATGTCAATACATAAGGTTTCAATAATTTGaagttttatattgaaaatgtgGTTATATCTTAAACTTTACCTGATTTTAAAGCCATGAatgtgttaaaatttcaatagatatttgcatgtacatgtatgtatgaggTAATGAAGTATGCCAAACTCTGTGTTATTAATTACTGATCAAAGATGTCATTGTCAACTAaatggttttttttaatgtcacaatatttcaatgtacatttaatatcattttgtatataaatcatGGACAGCCGTTGTTAGAAATAGAatgtttgttatttgttgatAAAGGTAAGTTTATCAGTGAGTGAATACCAGGAGCTAAAAGCACAAGCAACCCTGGCCTCCTTGGCTGATGGAGACACACCTGGAGCTAAGGAGattggaggaggaggaggagcagCAGGAGAAGTATGGATGAGATTGGATCAAAAGAACAAGGTGAGAAAATATCACATATATCTATATCCCATCTAACTTTTGCTCTTTCATCCATTTCTGATGTTCATGGATTAGAATAAAATTGTTAACTTTCATATTAAAGTCTCATCTAATCTTTGTTTATGTACTTGATATGAAATCAGTTGTTctgaggggaaagaaaagatcaaagtgcccccaatttCATATCACATTTTTGCTCATACACTTAAACCAGATTTGTTGAATTTCTGATCAGAAAAAAActtattcaaatttgcattttcatttttgctcatttacttcaattattttgtgaaatttgtagatgcacacacacacaaaaaatacattttacattcTTATCTCATTTActgtttattttgtgaaattcatGATAACAAGGAGATATTTTTTTGAAAGTATTATTTTTCATCCATAAAAACCATTATGTGAATTCTCATTGACTGCATAATAATTTGTACTGAATTTGTACTAAATCATACAAAGTTTACATATGTTACATTCATATATCATTCATTTGTGTATATTGCACTTGTTGGTAATATTGGTTTATTGATTATGGTTGCCCCTATAATTCAGTCTTCACTTCTTAAAGAATGGCATGTTCATCACTTCTAATGAAAATACAAGCCTccaaataaatacatataagCAGGATTGAACTTTACATAAATCAGACCTTGTTACATATATAATGCATTAAACTCTGGAATATGATATACATATgcataatttgaattttttattcattttttagataggtgttgaaaaaaaaatattaatttcaatagTAATTATCCTTTCCAATAATATTTCCTAAGTTTTTACTACTATTGACCTGGTTCCTAACATTTAGAACCAGGTcaataatacattgatttcaatggggctaattatgtattcatgaggtcatatctaagGCTTCCCTCCATGGAACAATTCCCAACTAATTTGGGTTGTGGAGGTATTTCATCATGCTCaaacaaaatatggtatcaaaaacagtaaaaaaacataaaagaaaagaaaattgatgacgtcacaatgtcTGAAAGTACTTAGTTCTTCTCCTGGGCTGATCCAGAAATGGTCTACTACCGATTGGTCTTggtctatacatgtacacttggTCTGATATTTAGTCTAAAGTCTAATACCCATATGgtctaatttccaattcatcACCTAATTATTTCGctctttgtgaaataaaaattttattcTCTGAAAAAGTTCAACTATCAAGACCAATAGACAAAATGGGTATAAAAGAAGAGTTGACAAAATGGTATATGAATCAAATCTTGCCAAAAGAAAGTCAGTAAAAAAGAGACAagaagaggggggagggggtatcaATGTAGATTTATTAGTAGTTCATCAGGACTTCAATTCCTAAATGGCAATTGGAAGTCAAACTGGTTATAACCCATGTGGGTTAAGATCACAGTGTGTAGACCAACTACCCTCATACCTCCTACCATTCTTTATAGTATCTCACTCATTCATCATCAACTCATTTCATGCTTAACTAGGAACTGAGAGAGGTTCAGGAGTTATATAACCAGTCTGTTAAAGAGAATATGAAACTGAAGCAGAGGATTCGAGACCTCCAAACAAAGGGAGGCCCTAGCAGTCACATTCATCCCCAGGTATAATAACTGGTATATTAATTAACTATGTGTTTAAATTGTTTCAAAGTATGTGGTTTGTGAGTGACATGGTCTTCATGTTTCTTCCATATTTTCACTTTCAGATTCATAGtccatctttaaaaaataatcacttttcTGTTCAGGAGCTGCATATAGTATGTTTTCTATTAcattttttatgcattgaaGTGCTCATATTAACTCTGCAAAGTTCTTAGGGCACTGTTACTATTACCTCATCATGCTGGCATGTAATTATTAAGAAAAGAAATCTTACACTtgtcattcaaaataaaaatgttaatgtaTTGAGAATTTTTTATTCAACATGTATTTTGTCAGTAAGATAAATCTGGAATTTATTTATCATGCAAccaaaatcatttttgtttccaTACCTGAAATGAAACATCAAACTCTTCACTGATTGCTTGTTTGATGTTTTAATACATGCATCTGTA
It contains:
- the LOC121425045 gene encoding centromere protein F-like isoform X4 — its product is MQELVDPQKMASKKPPDPIPRPRGGAAGASLSSTLLTDRPGSLQLKMDEMKEHITKLKKELETERMSSKRLKRDKMMELRNIRCEEQKKSAEALATLRVKLETEKVKELETLRESLLKQMFSERSKLLKEKDASMKSKSGQQREMDAVLQKSKNQYLIEAKEEAKKLHEAERTRFLNETSEFRSIKKKLEAELEHAVAANRKNGSELRRISEEHSRELDQLKKEARRDIIHLVEELKSKQRVIAELEKELGQQAGYALKLQAEKDTLGQELKLAKMADTWEKRSPSVSRSIALSPDSNKNETKDNSAPESSTLPSHFSSDIHFDTAFEQLSYMHIPELKQKLDQLACKEENVLASQEHMTFIFSISKVLQSAQETILNFEETNVNMRQRLLEMEEQYEKLKREKEEDNKKLQQRDDYMKKSLAEMEAEVSSYKEMEDTKASEIDKLRFENNQMKKEISASKETEESFKERILELEKLLEEQRFHIENLCKEHSQMESELQQGHQGHSRQLEYTQRMGEGGLNRGEELLPISHESEHRRSSFMETETEKTDSELQAESLWEAIEANKSSETDTQLNFLQDQSDQETSAVEELFQVLEKGTEKAPSTAGAAMDDLQRKEDEEEDANTVADDVDTDSSFSLPLPDDEVEDDSSDDEPPKRKLLVPEMFQDANSGFCTESRLDSEDDDNKPVKHLTEADMAAREFKGSGMKGAPAEKASGVLDKSPQIPGIHTTMDFSDNSSDTEEESDKEWDESEVLNKLGVEDKTSSTKVVTDGTQSTEYDRDDHEEDSQAEFSDLVSQNEELKSLVEEKDLAIQEMKATARTLKQVIRDQMTETEKLRVAEDTLGLETKLEELKMKEDTLKRVVKDLQISEQSLKEQLNQLIEERDDLKSQLKSFGDTINQGNKTETCQDDLDEKYKRAEQRVKEIEELNISMMEKYETEIAEKDLKYQTLERKHDELSNIMQLKDNLQQKLSETEHILREKDKEIVSLKDNLAEYEQNEESERLGKEQMVSKFQEMEESQDKVQGELARKCSEIIQLQAQLKLEREEKQVQGDVIAEREKHLQEIKAQLEQAENKLTAKKEECENIKERLEHQELRAQHDFNDVIAEKDQEIEKLKMQLTEEEDNLKAKLYESENKLVEAEESKRKYEEELSGLRLQLADFQDSQDEVSNLVEKAERDIALKIAEVSTLKASLHIMEEKYETEKSEKEMIRTTHFKLEGELMATRENVLQLEEQRSSLKKLLTEMKSEVEILNEENKLLDEKLSLNESKSASNPIVCEDVIIAHAEDTTEAVPVEQLTEIQEEKLQCQLKEKEEEVNKLESLVRTLEDEKVAMEERMKGIEELLKDSVIDNEDMLRERIVELECIEKTMKRRVQELELTLKESEEKVNDTFEEMKNLEESYEERFKELRVSEQLQMERVAELEEAGNHLKSETEMLKEQLDNSESMNRSMKEKLKEMETELEELQVVSKLAGDELGGTHKSLPSLMDEGLGALDTGRTNFSHYEEDFEDDDVEEDFVLSDDLPQGSASEALNDHSDEKVKLQRRVEELEKSEAMLMEKVEILEQSESELAELLESLQQNEAIVREASEQLENTRVQNQEMEESLDKALKTNQDLQEKLAELEIERDELLLKLEEETEKDEKLSQLQKDLEKAQNVQTDLENKYHKLEEENSSSLSKYKELEEAYVQMATLKDDLEKKLRTLSEFDTSNSSFITPESVSKLEEENKQIAKQLLEAEEERTGFVEKMKALQADIEFLEELKAGGEQSIAELSFQVESLESEVASKSRMLEENETVLEERQTELTELRRRLEEEMDLNLELEAQNKHLKEEYVVKNKMFQDNANIMEKKVIELDMTKKELATVTATCNELRVTICDLEKMMDDLKSERVPEVPEENVKTPFVVEEIISSEVQCMETMAPPPPLPTSLPPLTQYSAQMHNDEDDEDDDIDSPEEGGRMESAPTIEALQLRIQHLMDNEERLQEKIDELEQRQSAFNETLAAADSIMAEREDEFKEEISELQSSNNDLKQMLEEAKKQGQMSRRSSDVLTKSEEECSIFDCIDEDSETEYGFDDDFEEDFEETGKPKHQAGNAKRRRSVQSNKMPPKLKRIDSDDTLMQSQGKIADLMVKVDELEKQNADLLSALQEMEKRLSETQSDQELQAKSSPTHQEKNEMESEIQSLRAQLDAFKPFEDQFKLFLEEKDLSEADRHAQEHVSISSTDNEVKTLRERIMELESLQEELKEELKDTKLSEETLTEISEEQVNEIQRLKDDLDEMRSKISKEKIGKGQKVNVNKSELDELKQLQEKLSSSIAENKEYEASVQLMNDKIKQMEKAKEELQDEVDNLNVHVEKLEKSETKVTEDLQASEKSQEKLRQSNEQLERTVKALEDSIEMLTSRVQESDQGQERAKASNKVLESKFKDMLMSESTLKNNLKQVETTNRDLEQKVNKLERSDEKWKQEMQEMEDAILDTKRQSRRLEEEVKLLKLDNSQLKHENEILLEKVEDKKSQDLQTQNRLSEMEIGESNLRLQLKNSEIREAKLKEQLKDLEDSISTLKQKVSKTNKLEGDYDSLQRELQAAQQRANDYERSNGKLEEKLQQLEQNLRSNGMVSLSVSEYQELKAQATLASLADGDTPGAKEIGGGGGAAGEVWMRLDQKNKELREVQELYNQSVKENMKLKQRIRDLQTKGGPSSHIHPQESGGEDIEAKSTQTTPLKLLTKGALQTKILADDDELTLEDFLNALPHQSSDHASPIPIRVYGPLIQTEEDLIQVDQSASTFMHRQPIREQPIGEEVETGHVTMATKPVLDDGFDFDGFGLEVDEIDKLRVGSSVSDDNDVSLSSDAPPLPETSPPGQLKAFHRRTNSTSSDISDLAPPPPPLPSLPPPPKHMGGVKEGSGEISHLRAPSLDSGMETQEPEIEMSNSQDVHTGPPQLRLPTVPGSVGPPLAPKPGTPMWLKKMVDWQNSEKEKEHGEFGKMKEKVGHLSRVNQALEDELRQLKVEREQMRRQVQGANDAREFQQKLQSRELELEDKERQVMRLKTEIKEREMEVVRLKSQLERTQDQLREKERLIHSHDASLGRVKADLVKKETELLAKENALQLKIDELTMVKERMRLVEEGQRDDTTRLQLSEYSSKLTTLTAENESLRTRLSELEPLEMQVGELRSELGRSSHSTRSTEAMERKLQVAQKMLHEKTENEMRLAEDNASLQQRLRTIQTQDTYTKDLEKEYSKLEDQMATLEHERNEAELAVAPLKAKVSYLTKKCQERDNLIRRLKQEIAVVKSDKSSELLEQIGNLSTLLPDEAYNEPLKTRSRLSKHKTSRKSNRDKLPDLSELLNDDEKEFLKRESLENGEALFDGEDDQGEISLQELLKQTNGYRHGIKGSLDDVDLDELDLLGTAGETGSDHFSVENGIGLGSRDRKGRSPVSFGFSSIPSSFKSRAVKDRQTRPSSLGVPVPGSNQTSPGSLGLDIPDGLISASLATQPSLPTSPPTQPHYQYNVPAPQPPHAPPSLPQGYPHQTPSILQNHPQGVPGTTGPVQQPSAPVQGLRPYPSDPPSAQYSGISAPNQYPQAPQPLPQMLNNSVPRPHPSMLPNGHPITNGMPSSMYGVGQTPSVGASLPLSHQNVLNLPGNQPNTNGLYHGPVYSVTDQGLNTGTCIPDPPKSLSISREVSKHSVLLTWSLPSMDVMCRSNGVEVVGYRIYVNGQQKQLVSSAHMTKALVDGIYLKTIYRFGICSVGGNGQTSNMAELSYNPTSRIPSSTASESGRSESIISSEVSSGPKYRQKEERLFMAIYTYDPESHSPNDNPEYELTFTEGDLITVYGDKRPDGFYHGKVQGRKGLVPSNFIEEISKGEARKKGSQELYTRKSRESITDGRRRREKKGRIDKESRRREGQTHRGSRM